In Hwangdonia lutea, a single window of DNA contains:
- the hemA gene encoding glutamyl-tRNA reductase, translated as MQKYNISRSNYFYAIGLSYKKADAEIRGHFSLDEDAKLALMNQAKANDIESLIVTSTCNRTEIYGFAQHPFQLIQLLCDNTRGTVDEFQKVAYVYKNKDAIAHMFRVGSGLDSQILGDFEIISQLKKSAKLSRKFGLFNPFSERLVNAVIQASKRIKTETNISSGATSVSFASVQYILNNIENVSNKNILLFGTGKIGRNTCENLVKHTKNEQITLINRTKDKAEKIAGKFNLVVKDYANLQEEINSSGILIVATGAQRPTIDKHLINTNKPLLILDLSIPKNVDENVTELENVSLVHLDHLSKLTDQTLEERKKHIPLAVAIIEEVNSEFNDWLETRKFAPTIKALKHKLNDFKTAELDTQRKKLSDFNEKQAEIISNNIIQKITNHFAHHLKDDNISTDESLDLIKKVFQLEESTKTNV; from the coding sequence ATGCAAAAATATAATATATCAAGAAGTAACTACTTTTATGCTATTGGTTTAAGTTACAAAAAAGCCGATGCTGAAATTAGAGGGCACTTTAGCTTAGATGAAGATGCTAAATTAGCATTGATGAACCAAGCTAAAGCCAATGATATTGAGAGTTTGATAGTAACTTCAACATGCAATCGGACCGAAATTTACGGTTTTGCACAGCATCCTTTTCAGTTGATTCAGTTGCTTTGCGATAACACGAGGGGGACGGTTGACGAGTTTCAAAAAGTAGCGTACGTTTATAAAAACAAAGATGCCATTGCGCACATGTTTCGTGTGGGCTCGGGTTTAGACAGCCAGATTTTAGGCGATTTCGAAATTATTAGTCAGCTTAAAAAAAGCGCTAAACTATCCAGAAAATTTGGGTTGTTCAATCCGTTTTCCGAGCGTTTGGTAAATGCCGTTATTCAAGCGAGCAAGCGTATTAAAACCGAAACGAATATTTCGTCGGGAGCTACATCGGTATCATTTGCCTCGGTGCAGTATATTCTAAACAACATTGAAAACGTATCCAATAAAAACATCCTGCTTTTTGGTACCGGAAAAATAGGCAGAAACACTTGCGAGAATTTGGTTAAACACACCAAAAATGAACAAATTACTTTAATAAACAGAACGAAGGATAAGGCCGAAAAAATTGCTGGAAAATTTAATTTGGTGGTTAAGGATTATGCCAATTTACAGGAAGAAATTAATTCTTCGGGGATATTGATTGTCGCAACCGGTGCGCAGCGCCCAACGATTGATAAACACTTGATTAATACCAACAAACCGCTTTTAATTTTAGATTTGTCCATTCCTAAAAACGTGGATGAAAACGTAACTGAATTGGAAAACGTGTCGTTGGTGCATTTAGATCACTTATCAAAATTAACAGATCAAACTTTAGAGGAAAGAAAAAAGCACATTCCTTTGGCAGTAGCGATTATTGAAGAGGTTAATTCCGAATTTAACGATTGGTTGGAAACCAGAAAATTTGCGCCAACCATTAAAGCTTTAAAGCACAAGTTAAACGATTTTAAAACCGCTGAGTTGGATACACAGCGTAAAAAACTGTCAGACTTTAACGAAAAGCAAGCTGAAATAATTAGTAATAATATCATTCAAAAAATTACCAATCATTTTGCGCATCATTTAAAAGATGACAACATTTCTACCGACGAGAGTCTCGACCTTATTAAAAAAGTATTTCAGCTAGAAGAATCTACAAAAACAAATGTCTAA
- the hemC gene encoding hydroxymethylbilane synthase produces MSKIIKIGTRDSELALWQAKTVQQLLENLGHKTELVPVKSTGDLVLDRPLYQLGITGIFTRTLDITMLNNDIDIAVHSSKDVPTLLPKGIVQAGVIKRGNVNDTLVFKNNEEFLSAKDATIATGSLRRKAQWLNRYPTHTIADIRGNVNSRLQKLKDNEDWNGTIFAAAGIGRIGVRPEEAINLDWMVPAPAQGAIMITALEDDEEVRAICRELNHEETEICINIEREFLNRLEGGCTAPIGALAYIKNEEVHFKGVLLSEDGTKRIDVTRVKKLGEHQDMAKFCADFVIERGGKRLMDTIKNSTKKANVYSTKSLTESQRLLFHQKVKAESIDFIKISLNRIHPRFLKHEIENVIITSKNAVESLITNYSAAELQFKNIYCVGRRTKRLVEQKIGKVTHSEKNAKALAEYLVEYMDGTEVTYFCSDLRLDDLPTILEENHIKVNEVEAYQTKYDGVKVNDSIEGVMFYSPSTVQSFVKINNAEVIAFCIGESTAKEAKKHFNDVRVAKVPTVESVIELVNEHYV; encoded by the coding sequence ATGTCTAAAATCATAAAAATTGGTACGCGCGATAGTGAGTTAGCACTATGGCAAGCTAAAACCGTACAACAACTACTCGAAAATTTAGGTCATAAAACAGAATTAGTGCCTGTAAAATCTACAGGCGATTTGGTTTTAGACCGACCCTTGTATCAATTAGGCATTACGGGTATTTTTACGAGAACCCTGGATATTACTATGTTGAATAACGACATCGATATCGCCGTTCACTCTTCAAAAGACGTACCTACCTTGTTGCCAAAAGGCATCGTGCAAGCCGGCGTAATAAAACGCGGAAACGTTAACGATACACTGGTTTTTAAAAATAACGAAGAGTTTTTAAGCGCCAAGGATGCCACCATTGCAACCGGTAGTTTACGCCGAAAAGCACAATGGTTAAACAGATACCCAACCCATACCATTGCAGACATTCGTGGTAATGTGAATTCCCGACTGCAAAAACTTAAGGATAACGAGGATTGGAACGGCACTATTTTCGCAGCAGCAGGTATTGGGCGTATTGGCGTAAGACCCGAAGAAGCCATTAATTTAGATTGGATGGTTCCTGCGCCGGCACAGGGCGCTATAATGATTACGGCTTTGGAGGACGACGAAGAAGTTAGAGCCATTTGCAGAGAACTTAATCACGAGGAAACTGAAATTTGCATCAATATTGAACGTGAATTTTTAAATAGACTCGAGGGCGGTTGTACAGCACCCATTGGCGCACTCGCTTATATAAAAAACGAAGAAGTGCATTTTAAAGGTGTTTTGCTTAGTGAAGATGGCACTAAAAGAATCGATGTAACTCGTGTTAAAAAACTGGGGGAACACCAAGACATGGCTAAGTTTTGTGCCGATTTTGTTATTGAGCGTGGTGGCAAACGATTAATGGACACCATTAAAAATTCCACAAAAAAAGCCAACGTGTATTCCACAAAATCGCTTACCGAAAGCCAGCGTCTTTTGTTTCACCAAAAAGTAAAGGCTGAAAGTATCGATTTTATAAAAATAAGCTTAAACCGAATTCACCCAAGGTTTCTAAAGCATGAAATTGAAAATGTAATCATTACGAGTAAAAATGCGGTTGAATCGTTAATTACCAACTATTCAGCAGCCGAATTGCAGTTTAAAAACATCTATTGTGTGGGCAGGCGCACCAAACGTTTGGTAGAACAGAAAATTGGTAAAGTAACACATTCCGAAAAAAACGCTAAAGCCTTAGCCGAATATTTAGTTGAATATATGGATGGAACCGAAGTTACTTATTTTTGTAGTGATTTAAGGTTAGACGATTTGCCTACTATTTTAGAAGAAAACCATATAAAAGTAAACGAAGTTGAAGCTTACCAAACCAAATACGATGGTGTAAAAGTTAACGATTCTATTGAAGGCGTTATGTTTTACAGCCCGTCTACGGTGCAGAGTTTTGTTAAAATAAACAACGCTGAGGTCATCGCATTTTGCATTGGCGAAAGCACAGCAAAAGAAGCAAAAAAACACTTTAACGATGTTAGGGTTGCCAAAGTACCAACAGTGGAAAGTGTGATTGAGTTGGTTAATGAGCATTATGTTTAA
- the hemE gene encoding uroporphyrinogen decarboxylase — protein sequence MIKNDLFLRALKGETVDRPPVWMMRQAGRYLPEFMAIKEKYDFFTRCRTPELASEITVQPIRRYGMDAAILFSDILVIPQAMNIEVQMKPNFGPYLPNPVRTQKDVDNVIVPDVTVELDYVYQAIKATKELLNNDIPLIGFAGSPWTILCYCVQGQGSKNFDKAKEFCFTNPIAAHQLLQKITDTTIAYLKEKVKAGVNAVQVFDSWGGMLSPTDYQEFSWQYINQIIEALKDDAPVIAFGKGCWFALGDMAKSNASALGIDWTCSPQNARYLTGGNITLQGNFDPTRLFSPPSEIKKKVHQMINEFGKDKYIVNLGHGILPNIPLDHAKAFIDAVKEYGN from the coding sequence ATGATAAAAAACGATTTATTTTTAAGAGCATTAAAAGGAGAAACTGTTGATCGCCCACCCGTTTGGATGATGCGTCAAGCAGGTCGGTATTTACCAGAATTTATGGCCATCAAAGAGAAATACGATTTCTTTACAAGATGCCGAACGCCAGAACTCGCCAGCGAAATTACGGTACAACCCATTCGCCGTTACGGTATGGATGCCGCCATTTTATTTAGCGACATTTTGGTTATTCCGCAGGCCATGAATATCGAGGTGCAAATGAAACCTAATTTTGGGCCGTATTTGCCCAATCCGGTGCGTACCCAAAAGGATGTCGATAATGTTATTGTGCCTGATGTTACGGTAGAATTGGACTATGTGTATCAAGCCATAAAAGCCACGAAGGAATTATTGAATAACGATATTCCCTTAATCGGTTTTGCAGGCTCACCCTGGACCATTTTGTGCTATTGCGTGCAAGGTCAAGGCAGTAAAAATTTCGATAAAGCCAAAGAATTCTGTTTTACAAACCCAATAGCGGCACATCAATTATTGCAAAAAATAACCGATACCACCATTGCATATTTAAAAGAAAAAGTAAAAGCGGGTGTAAATGCGGTTCAGGTTTTCGATTCTTGGGGTGGCATGCTATCGCCAACCGATTATCAAGAATTTTCGTGGCAATATATCAATCAAATCATTGAAGCTTTAAAAGACGATGCGCCAGTTATCGCCTTTGGTAAAGGCTGTTGGTTCGCCCTTGGCGATATGGCAAAATCCAACGCCTCCGCCTTAGGTATCGATTGGACCTGCTCGCCACAAAACGCCCGTTATTTAACAGGCGGTAACATAACGCTTCAAGGCAATTTCGACCCAACGCGACTATTTTCCCCGCCGTCGGAAATTAAAAAAAAGGTGCATCAAATGATTAACGAATTTGGCAAAGACAAATACATTGTAAACTTGGGTCATGGCATTTTACCAAACATCCCATTAGATCATGCCAAGGCGTTTATAGATGCCGTTAAGGAATACGGAAATTAA
- a CDS encoding EI24 domain-containing protein — MIKNITSAIKAYLGAFSLISKLKLWKYFAIPILISVVTAISIGVSAYGLSDNIGYYISKIWVWKWGKETFTTIGNIIGGLLIIAIGLILYKHIIMALSAPFMSPVSEKIEAYLTGKQEHSHRNTSFFQQLWRGLRINIRNLFMEIMLTILILIISLIPVIGWITSLLLFVVQAYYAGFGNMDYTLERHYKYADSIKFVRKHHGLAIGNGLVFMGFLFIPVIGVILVLPLSVTAATLKTVEALRPKQIERAI; from the coding sequence ATGATAAAAAATATAACATCAGCAATCAAAGCATATTTGGGCGCTTTTAGCTTAATATCCAAACTAAAACTCTGGAAATATTTTGCCATACCTATACTTATTAGTGTGGTAACGGCCATAAGTATTGGTGTTTCAGCCTATGGGTTGTCAGATAATATTGGTTATTATATTTCTAAAATCTGGGTCTGGAAATGGGGCAAAGAAACCTTTACAACCATAGGTAATATTATTGGTGGATTGTTAATCATCGCTATCGGACTCATTCTTTACAAGCACATCATAATGGCATTATCAGCGCCTTTTATGAGTCCCGTGTCCGAAAAAATCGAAGCCTATTTAACAGGAAAACAAGAGCATTCACACAGAAACACCTCGTTTTTCCAACAACTTTGGCGTGGTTTACGTATTAATATTCGTAACCTATTTATGGAAATTATGCTAACTATTTTAATATTAATTATCAGCTTAATTCCCGTTATTGGTTGGATTACCTCGTTGTTGCTCTTCGTGGTTCAGGCCTATTATGCAGGGTTTGGTAATATGGACTACACTTTAGAACGCCATTATAAATATGCCGATAGCATAAAATTCGTTCGTAAACATCATGGATTGGCTATTGGTAACGGTCTGGTTTTTATGGGGTTTCTCTTTATTCCGGTAATTGGTGTTATTTTAGTGCTGCCTTTATCGGTAACCGCGGCCACCCTAAAAACCGTTGAAGCCTTACGACCTAAACAAATTGAACGTGCTATTTGA
- a CDS encoding GNAT family N-acetyltransferase: MLFDLESYYIEPIKTEDAWSLCNFIVSNEDRLKRYFPKTLEQNLTPDLSKVFVEKKANQFRLKEEFLFTLKEKNSHQLAGLIYIKEIDAIKKQGEFAYCIGYPFEGKGLTTKSVKVLTRFAFKDLGLKTLQIIVHKDNLASVKIAENCNFIWKKTLKNEFTPNGELPLDMELYELYFENE, translated from the coding sequence GTGCTATTTGATTTAGAATCATATTATATCGAACCTATAAAAACTGAAGATGCTTGGAGTCTTTGCAATTTTATAGTTTCAAATGAAGACCGATTAAAACGCTATTTCCCTAAAACCTTAGAACAGAATTTAACACCAGATTTATCAAAGGTTTTTGTTGAAAAAAAGGCAAATCAATTCCGACTAAAAGAAGAGTTTTTATTCACTTTAAAGGAAAAGAACAGTCATCAATTGGCAGGTTTAATCTATATAAAAGAAATCGATGCCATTAAAAAACAAGGTGAGTTTGCGTATTGCATCGGCTATCCGTTTGAAGGCAAAGGACTAACAACAAAATCAGTAAAAGTATTAACGAGATTTGCCTTTAAGGATTTAGGTTTAAAAACGCTTCAAATTATTGTACATAAAGATAACCTAGCAAGCGTAAAAATCGCTGAAAATTGTAATTTTATCTGGAAAAAAACACTTAAAAATGAGTTTACGCCAAATGGCGAATTACCTTTAGATATGGAGCTTTATGAGCTTTATTTTGAAAATGAATGA
- the hemF gene encoding oxygen-dependent coproporphyrinogen oxidase yields MKNKFYQYIQDLQDTITSKLEAIDGKAKFQEDIWKRPEGGGGRTRVIENGRVFEKGGVNISGVHGKLPKSMQAYFKVGDVDFFACGLSLVLHPENPMVPTVHANWRYFEMYDKDGNIIDSWFGGGQDLTPYYLFEEDAKHFHQICKIACDKHNPEFYPNYKKRCDEYFYNAHRNEGRGIGGLFFDYCKTSETMSMENWYNFVTEVGDSFLEAYVPIVEKRKDLPYTEAQRNWQEIRRGRYVEFNLVHDKGTLFGLKTNGRIESILMSLPPHVQWVYDHHPEDGSDEEKLIDVLKKPKVWV; encoded by the coding sequence ATGAAAAACAAATTCTACCAATACATACAAGATTTACAAGACACTATTACCTCAAAATTAGAAGCCATAGATGGTAAAGCCAAATTCCAAGAAGATATTTGGAAACGGCCCGAAGGCGGTGGCGGACGAACACGCGTAATTGAAAATGGCCGTGTTTTTGAAAAAGGCGGCGTTAATATTTCCGGTGTTCACGGCAAATTACCAAAAAGTATGCAAGCTTACTTTAAGGTTGGCGATGTCGATTTTTTTGCCTGCGGCTTAAGCTTGGTTTTGCATCCTGAAAACCCGATGGTGCCAACCGTACATGCCAATTGGCGCTATTTTGAAATGTACGATAAAGATGGAAATATTATTGATAGTTGGTTTGGTGGCGGACAAGATTTAACGCCATATTATCTGTTTGAAGAAGACGCCAAACATTTTCATCAAATCTGTAAAATAGCATGCGACAAACATAATCCCGAGTTTTATCCAAATTATAAAAAACGCTGCGACGAGTACTTTTACAATGCCCACCGAAACGAGGGCAGAGGCATAGGCGGCTTGTTTTTCGATTATTGCAAAACTTCAGAAACCATGAGCATGGAAAATTGGTATAATTTTGTTACCGAGGTTGGCGATAGTTTCCTTGAAGCCTACGTACCCATTGTTGAAAAACGAAAAGACCTGCCTTATACCGAAGCACAACGCAATTGGCAGGAAATCCGTCGTGGGCGTTACGTAGAATTTAATCTCGTTCACGATAAAGGCACGCTTTTCGGATTGAAAACCAACGGACGCATTGAAAGTATTTTAATGAGTTTGCCACCACACGTCCAATGGGTTTACGACCACCATCCCGAAGATGGAAGTGACGAAGAAAAATTAATAGACGTATTAAAAAAACCGAAAGTTTGGGTTTAA
- the hemB gene encoding porphobilinogen synthase gives MYPLRRNRRLRTNEAIRSLVRETIITPNDFLVPLFVVEGKGVKEEIASMPNYFRYSLDLLENEVKELWKLGLKSVLLFVKVPDNLKDNKGKEALNPNGLMQRAIKTVKNVCPDMLVMTDVALDPYSMYGHDGIIENGVVVNDDTADFLAEMSVSHAKAGANFVAPSDMMDGRILTIREALEDEGFTDTGIMSYSAKYASAFYGPFRDALDSAPVDLKDIPKDKKTYQMDVANRHEAIRETEMDIDEGADIVMVKPGMSYLDILSDIKNEFDVPVAVYQVSGEYAMIKAAAEKGWLNHDQIILETTTAFKRAGADVIASYFAKDIVKLIS, from the coding sequence ATGTACCCATTAAGAAGAAACCGAAGATTAAGAACCAACGAAGCCATTCGTAGTTTAGTTCGTGAAACCATAATCACGCCAAACGATTTTTTAGTCCCACTTTTTGTTGTTGAAGGCAAAGGCGTTAAAGAAGAAATCGCATCGATGCCCAATTACTTTCGATATAGTTTGGACTTATTGGAAAACGAAGTGAAAGAACTTTGGAAACTCGGATTAAAATCGGTGTTGCTTTTTGTAAAAGTGCCCGATAATTTAAAAGATAATAAAGGAAAAGAAGCCTTAAACCCAAACGGATTGATGCAACGCGCCATTAAAACCGTAAAAAATGTGTGCCCCGATATGTTGGTAATGACCGATGTGGCACTCGACCCATATTCTATGTACGGACACGATGGTATTATTGAAAACGGCGTTGTAGTTAACGACGATACCGCAGATTTTCTGGCAGAAATGAGTGTGTCCCACGCCAAAGCCGGAGCCAATTTTGTGGCACCAAGCGATATGATGGACGGCCGTATTTTAACCATTCGCGAAGCTTTGGAAGACGAAGGTTTTACCGATACGGGCATTATGAGTTACTCCGCAAAATATGCCTCGGCGTTTTATGGGCCTTTTCGAGATGCTTTGGATTCTGCTCCTGTAGATTTAAAGGACATTCCGAAAGACAAAAAAACCTATCAAATGGATGTCGCCAATCGCCACGAAGCAATTAGGGAAACCGAAATGGATATTGATGAAGGTGCCGATATTGTGATGGTAAAACCAGGTATGTCGTATTTAGATATTTTAAGCGATATTAAAAATGAATTTGATGTGCCTGTTGCCGTGTATCAAGTTTCGGGCGAATATGCCATGATTAAAGCCGCCGCCGAAAAAGGTTGGTTAAATCACGACCAAATAATTCTGGAAACCACCACCGCTTTTAAACGCGCTGGTGCCGATGTGATTGCGAGTTACTTTGCTAAAGATATTGTAAAATTGATTTCGTAA